The DNA sequence AAGGTGGACTTTGTAGCATTTATTACTTTGGTTATCAACTACACAGCACAAATGGAGAGGAATACGGCAAATAAGCATCTTTGTGAGTGCACCTGAGCATTTTTGGGGACTCAGTGACTTTTCTGCAGAGGCATTACAAGGAATCCTGTCGGTGAACGCTCCGGCCTCACAGGCacctgagcctgtgtagggatgtgactgaaggagtgggactgatgtttttgtgtgttttgcatTATCTCGGGTCCCCCTTCCCGCAATGGAAAATATTATTTGTGTTTTGTTTCTATACTCCGTACATTAGGTGGCGGCAATACACCAATAGGTGTAGTCTGCCATAActttaaagaagaagaagaacttcCGTTTCTCCTTGCTTACTTCTTTCTCCACTAAAAAGCCCGAGTGTGGTCTTTCTTAGGAAAGGTAGCTAAACAAATACATCGTTTCATGGAAAAATTATATAATATATGCTAGCTTGATTATATATCATGTTGTACTTTCCATTATTAATAACGAACCATTCGGTTTCATGATACTATACCATCGGCAAGGAAAGATGTTGGAGAGTTGACTGAGTTTATGACAACAACACACGTTGTTGTTGtcgctaagctagctagctacatgcacCTAGCTAGCTAGCGGGATTATATTGTTAATTTACAGTTTACAAAACGTTGATTTGATTGAACGACTGTGATCTATTCAGTTACAAAATTGCATTATTTGTCTTTGATGTACATTTGCTCCACAGagtttagccaactagctagttaacgttactgTACACGTGAAGACTACCTAATATGGGTCGCCGCAAGTCCAAGAGAAAGCCCCCTCCAAAGAAGAAGCTTACTGGAAATTTGGACACTCAATTCACCTGTCCATTCTGCAATCACGAAAAGTCATGTGATGTGAAAATGTAAGTAACAAAGTACAGTATATAAAGTGTAAATATACTACCGTTcgaaagtttggagtcacttagaaatgttcttgttttttaaagaaaagcacattttttttatcatttaaaataacatcgaattgatcagaaatacagtgtagacgttgttaatgtCTGATTTTTGGAAACGTCTGATTTTTAATAgagtatctacataggcgtacagagacccattatcagcaaccatcactccaatggtacgttgtgttagctaatccaagtttataattttagaAGGCTTATTGGTCATAAGAAAACCCTTAAGCAattacagctgaaaactgttgtcttgattaaagaagcaataaaaccggcctttagacttgttgagtatctggagcatcggtatatatgggttcgattacaggctcaaaatgtccagaaacaaagcaatttcttctgaaactcgtcagtctagtcttgttctgagaaattaaggctattccatgcgagaaattggcaagaaactgaagatctcatacaacgctgtgtactactcccttcacagaacagtgcaaactggctctaagcaAAATACAAAgagtaggaggccccggtgcacaactgagcaagaggacaagtacattagtatctagtttgagaaacagatgcctcacaagtccacaACTGGCAGCTTAATTTAAATAGTACGCGCAAAacgccagtctcaacgtcaacagtgaagaggtgactccggatAATGGCCTTCTAGGCAAATATGGAtagaatagccttaatttctcagaacaagaatagactgccgagtttcagaagaaaggtctttatttctgaccattttgagcctgtaatcgaacccacaaatgctgatgcgccagatactcaacaagtctaaagaaggacagttttattgcttctttaatcatttttcagctgtgctaacataattgcgaaagAGTTTTCTTATGATCAATTAAAAggataaacttagattagctaacacaacgtgccattggaacacaggagtgatggttactgataatgggcctatgtagatattcctttacaaatctgctgtttccagttacaatagtaatttacaacattaacaatgtctacactgtatttctgatcaatttgatgttattttaatggacacattttttttgcttttctttcaaaaacaaggacatttctaagtgaccccaaacttttgaatggtagtgtgtgtgtgtatataaactcagcaaaaaaagaaacgtcttctcactgtcaactgcttttattttcagaaaacttaacgtgtaaatgtttgtatgaacataagattcaacaactgagacataaagtgaacaagttccacagaaatgtgactaatataaatggaataatgtgtccctggacaaagtgggggtcaaaatcaaaagtaacagtcagtatctggtatggctaccagctgcattaagtactgcagtgcatctcctcctcatggactgcaccagaaccctatgtgccctggtcaaaagcacaCTACGTGaccataagtatgtggacacctgcttgtcgaacatcacattccaaaatcaatgggcattaatatggagttggtccccctttactgctataacagccgaCACTCTTTTGaaaaggctttccattagatgttggagcattgctgtGGGGCCTGGCTTGATCGGCTTTCCAaatcatcctaaaggtgttcgatggggttgaggtcagggctttgtgcaggccagtcaagttcttccacaccgatctcgacaaaccatttctgtatggacctcactttgtgcacgggggcattgtcatgctgaaacaggaaagggccttccctaaactgttgccacaaagttggaagcacagaatcgtctagaatgtcattgtattctgtagcatttaagatttcccttcattggaactaagtgGTCTAGcacagaccatgaaaaacagccccagactattattcctcctccaccaaactttacagttagcactatgcattggggcaggtggcgttctcctggcatccatcaaacccagattcgtctgtcggactgccagatggtgaagcgtgattcatcactccagagaacgtgtttccactgctccagagtccaatggaggcaagatttacaccactccagccgatgcttggcattgctcatggtgatcttaggcttgagtgcggctgctcggcaattgaaacccatttcatgaagctcccgacgaacagttcttgtgctgatgttgcttcaagaggcagtttggaactcagtagtgagtgttgcaaccgaggacagactatttttaccacttcagcactcggcggtcccgttctgtgaacttgtgtgacctaccactttgcggcagagctgttgttgctcctagatgtttccacttcacattaacagcacttacagttgaccggggcagctctagcagggcagaatttGGACTAActgacctgttggaaaggtggaatcctatgacgatgccatctttaaagtcactgagctcttcagtaaggccattctactgccaatgtttgtctatggagattgcatggctcgtgctcgattttatacacctgtcagtgacgggtgtggctgaaatagccaaatctactaatttgaaggggtttccacatacttGTGTGTAATGTTATATATTTTAGTGTAgcaggtagtgcactacagtctggaggtagtgcactacagtctGTAACTGACATTTTAATGATAACTTTATTAATACTTTGTTTTTAACTTTTCATTTTCTTGTGTTGCCAACAGGGAAAGGACCAGAAATACTGGGATAATATCATGCACAGTTTGCCTGGAGGAGTTCCAAACCCCCATTACCTGTATCCTTTCAAGTCTATTGAACTCAAACACAACAGCTATTGTTATTATAATCACATTGAGTATGTTTACATGCGCACTAATAatttgatattaaactgattatggcagattatgcaatagtcatATAAACACCTTAATCTGCGTACGGTCAAAATCGAAGTAAGCGTACACAGATTAAAACagctggttttctgagcaatctttctaATTATTAGGACGTGTAAACACCTTAATCGGCGTTCCGGTGGTGTGTTTTATCTGCGCATGTGCTAGCACCAGCCGAGAGCCTCCCTCTTTAgcgcgagtgaagtgagttcgggACTGTGCGTTTTAGGGACTGTAGATTATTTATAATGAGGGATACATGGAGAAATTGGATCTCTGACATGAAAATGGATGGCTCTCCCTTCagtaaaatatatgtttttacccgaccctccctgaacgcttggggggggaaaaaacaagagACAAGTGACCCCTATACGATCAGAATCTTTTGTTGATACCACAACAGAGCAGGACAACACCTGAGCGCATGCTGCCACACCGGAGACGTTGTGATTTCTATACAGgctattgtttaaaaaaaaaaaaaaggatcgTTTAAGTTTGGAACAGTACTAAAGTTGTCTATCAACTGTAAATATTCAGCACAACTGAACTAGTCACTACGGAAGTATGGCCTATATGCATTTGTAAACTATTTTCATTTGGGAAACTATCATTTTCAAAtatattctattttattccaAGATATTGTTACAAAAGAGATGTGTAGACTGTGATTAGGGCATGGGAGTATAAGTTAAATTAACAGACTAGGTGTGGATAGCTCACCGCATGATCCTCAAACCAAAGACCAGCCAAACTCATGTTTCTAAAAGTGAATTCCAAGGCACTGTAGAATGATTGCATAGCCTAATATGGCATCTTTTGTTTCATAATTTAATTCTAagtaataatacaaaaataattaTATTTATTTAGAGTTAGTATGTTAATAATTTGTTGCGGCTCTCGCTCACATTTTTCAAATTGAGAACACGGGGCTGCATGGTCAAATTAATTCTGATAGGcctaaatataatttatttagaatGACCACAAATCCCATAAACGATAGAATGACAAACTAAATCAATATGCAGTCTATAGGTAGGTAGCCTAAATGGTGGTGTTCCtgtattttatttctctctgGCGGTGGCATGAAGGATGAACTGTAGGCGTGTGTGCATTGGCCCGTCGGTCGGAGGCGTGACCACTGAACGGGCCAAATCCGACGTAACAAGAACAGCCACAGACAGAAAACTCGACCAGGGTTTGCTGAAACGGCTCTCCTCAAAAACAGTCTTGTACAATGCACTTGAACTCGACCTACTGACTGCTTAGCTTACAGAAACGTACCCCCTCTATTGCGTATGCAGACAAACTGATCCACCGCATGGACCTTTACCACGACACCAACGAGAGCTAGGATCCACATTCACAGCGTGTCCGCCACGATGGTCATAACTCTGCGGACCCCATTGCTCAGTGGAACCCAGAGCGATACGGGACCgctgctgtcctttcagcaccaagATTCGAAAGGCGCTCAAAATAACTCCAGATGTAGTTTACAACTAATAGTCCTTCTTATTACGAATAGAAGATTATCACTTCTCACAACGTTAGAACAAAGCTAAATCAATATCTCGCAAGATCACAGCGTGTAATTCATATTTTACATAGCAGATCCGAATATAATGGCATATAAGCTGCTTTACCAGGCCTCTAAtgttacaccaaaaacacctCTTCTGTCATTTCTTATCTGAAGCTGAGTAGTCCTCTTCTTTTACCGAGACTCAACGGCGCCGCAGGCAGCGCTTTGATACAAAATAACCCTACAAGAAATGCTAATAGTTTAACACCATCTGCTTTCATTTGGTCACAAAACAGTAATTCAAGAAGATCTAATTtcatattcccatgaaactgattgagatcaaatgattGACAGGCAGTCTGAACATTACCATTCACGATTGACAGTGATAATGGCCTACTTTGAAATGAGGTATGACTACCTTGGTGTTTGATGGTATTAAACGTTTGACGTTTTCTTGAGACAAGACGTGTGGGCAAATAGGCAGtttttaatcaaactattatatcaATCTGACTTtccacaataatcacattattgtgtgcatATAACCGTACTAGTTGATACGTAATCAATAAGGCTGCAGCAGTTGTCATTTCCTAAGGATGTAATGCCTAATTCCAATGGGATTGGCTATTATGATAATATTGTTTTCTAGGTATTTTAACATCAGGAATGCTAACAGCCCAGTTagactgtaagttgctctgaataAGAACGTCTGATAAATGGATACAATGTAAATACACCAATGACTAGACAGTTGCATGCAGTCACATTTACACCAATCTGTTGCTAACATCTTCTAGGTTGAGTGTGTATATAAGTTACATGTCCTTACCTTACACTCTAAGATCTGTCAGAGCCTGTGGACGTGTACAGTGATTGGATAGACGCTTGTGAAGCAGCCAATCAGTAGCCCAGGCTCACCGGGGCGGAAGACCTCACGTTGGAACAGGAAGCTGATTTAGAGGTGGCTCTCGTCTGTTTCTCACCAATCACTGCCAGTCTTCAGCCCAAGATTATGGTCCCGTTCCAGGCCGACTACATTGCAGACGTTGCATTGCGTCAACCAATAGCTGCGTGCCACGTCATCAACTGCAGTTAGGCATCATATTGCTATGtcatgtggttagctgatatgtgAACCAACTATCCAGATGTTGTGAGATCTGGCAGATGCCTACAATGTAGTCAGCCTGGTAAGCAGCCTCTAACCTTTACCTCACCGCACATCTCCCACACTAGTGACCTGGCGTCCACCGAGACTGTCTTGCGTAGCCATAGTTCAGTCCAGAGGCCTATATAGGCTATGCTCCAAATGGCACAccattccctatgtagggcactacttttgaccagctccAGTAGGGCTCGGGTGGAAAATAGTGcagaatatagggaatagggttccatttgggatgtgaCCTTAGAGGTATATATGACTCTGGTTAAGTCAACCTATTCCCCTACTCACCGTTTAATTTATGCAGATCTCATTTTCCAAGCGGTCAGTTGTCATGGCTCCTAGTTTACTGGTAGGATTATACAGGTAGTAGCTGCTCTTGGGTTAGTTTCACCACAATTAGTTTTTACTCTCCCCTGTGTACAGTTCTTCTAGAGATACACAATACCACAGTGTACAGCGATACCATAGTGTTGGCTCATTCCATTGGGGTATATGGAGGAactctgagtgtgtgtttatgcagAGTAACTTGTCACTCTTCATGCTAACTAGTGGGGTGTTCCAGAAAGCAGGATTGttaagttagccagctaactttgatatgtagttaaatatatatttattttatatttagaaAGCTAAACTTGAATATGGGTTGTTGTTGGTTGTCAAGTCAATTATACCATGACAATTTCAAGTTGGATTTTTTGGGACTGTTAGCTGGCTAAGTCCTTGATCCTGCTTTCTGGAACAGTCTAAACTCTCAAGTGGTTTATGAAATATTTTCTGTGAATATCCCAGGTCCTTTTTCTCAATTTTAAAATGCTTACGGTATCTCCCTGAAGACATTCCTTTGTTAGAGAAAATGGACTGAAAGGGAGAGGTATGATGGTACATACACACCAGGTAAACAGTAGGTCCAAATTAGTattattgatttgattattttaGTTTTTCAAATGATAAGAAAATTGCCAATGATTTGCAATTGGTTGCCCTTTGTAatgatttttattttcaatgtgaCAAATTAAAGTGTtgtattttgacacccacaatgAATGTATCTGTGTCAATGGTCTGAGAGTTAACCAGCTACAGTCTAAAGTCTGTAGAGCATGTTTCTACTGGAGAGACATGCCGTTTCATTTCCTGATAATAGGCTAGCTAGAGGAAACCGCCAAACTGTACAGTTTACCACTAAAACTGTAACATTTTCTTTGTCTAAAACTCAGATGTGAGCACTGTGTTTTTGCCCCAATGCATTTGTGTGATTGTGTGCGTACCCATGGTTCTCAGCTGTGGATATTGACAGTGAGTTATGACCACGATGATGAGTGGTTCTCAGTTTGTTCTGTCCCTCCATCCCTAtctccctatctccccctctatctcaATCTCTCCTCTCATTCAGCATGTGAGGTCAAGTGTCACTCTAGTCTCTGTTGTCAAGGCTGCCAATAACCCACACAACGGCGCCATGGCAACCGTTTCCAAGGTAACACGTATTTTGTTTCTGGACACCTGGAGCTGTTCTCACACAATCTGCAATTTTTGTAAATTTTACACATGCACTATCAACAAGTTACATAATGTATGTACATGTAATTGCTACATTTAAACACAATGCAAATTAGTAAGGAATGCTTACAGGGCATAGAAACAGTTGATATGTACAGTACCTTCGTGCTAAAATATTTTGGGAGTTTTACTGCTCTAGGGATTGATCACTTGCATCTCGTGGTATTGACTCGGAGTTGCAGAATTGGGATGAAAAGTCCACCTTTTTGGCTTATAGCTGTCTGGCTCCTAATAATGTGGTCACGGCTTTGTTTCATCTGTTGGGAAGAATTACAACAAGTACTGCATGCTGTCTAGAGATGGCAGAAGAGGCTCTGGGAATGTTCTTAACCACTGCCAAAATGTGGTGGTTTTTCGTGCGCTTTTCAGCTGCCGtggcatcacccaggtgggtgctacaAGTTTGGCAATGGAGGAGCGGGTACTATAGAGGAACTGACCCTCAGACGCAGATGTGGTGCACTGATGAAGCCCCCCGGGCCTGTTTATTTCTCTCTGGCTGCACCATCGATGCCCCGTCTGCTGAAGCTACACTGCCTTTCCTATCCAAACTGCCTCACATTCAATGT is a window from the Salmo trutta chromosome 38, fSalTru1.1, whole genome shotgun sequence genome containing:
- the LOC115178822 gene encoding transcription elongation factor 1 homolog; translated protein: MGRRKSKRKPPPKKKLTGNLDTQFTCPFCNHEKSCDVKMERTRNTGIISCTVCLEEFQTPITYLSEPVDVYSDWIDACEAANQ